From the genome of Spinacia oleracea cultivar Varoflay chromosome 2, BTI_SOV_V1, whole genome shotgun sequence, one region includes:
- the LOC110799999 gene encoding uncharacterized protein — MMRFKKGTKVEVLTQKDVPSGSWRCAEIVGGNGHNYSVKYEGDVELSGNGTVERVSRKAIRPCPPSVDVLQDWVSEDVVEVLHNFSWKMAIVLKVLGLNYLLVRLVGSTVELKANKFDVRARLCWQDGEWAVIGKGSNKGEDSRFRIPSSRKGNNQSKKIDAIVKRPTKGYQISTSNTDNALESHVVPSRTLKRKQSHCHFKIEAYAGPRQKTRVEKRDNMRHQLNFVPRQTQLPDKVDDVASSREMLHEKGMHPSFTNKVTGYSELIWEREKKDGIVGCSRSISLESDDDNSVSSSVASCSVYGNYSHDFHRVFATGPYEDNDSQNSDAESFSQLRPVEENSFLPAKEELTEELHRLELHAYRCTIGALHASGPLSWEQELLLTNLRHSLHISNDEHLKEIRNLVSSSTCIPSS; from the exons ATGATGAGATTCAAAAAGGGTACCAAAGTGGAGGTATTGACCCAAAAGGATGTACCATCGGGATCATGGCGGTGTGCCGAGATAGTTGGTGGAAATGGCCACAACTACTCTGTTAAGTATGAAGGGGATGTGGAGTTGTCAGGGAATGGAACTGTCGAAAGAGTATCCCGGAAAGCGATTAGGCCTTGCCCACCTTCGGTGGACGTTTTGCAGGATTGGGTATCTGAGGATGTTGTGGAGGTGCTCCACAACTTTTCTTGGAAGATGGCCATAGTGTTGAAGGTGTTGGGACTTAATTACCTTTTAGTTAGGCTAGTTGGATCTACAGTTGAACTCAAAGCGAATAAGTTTGATGTTCGGGCAAGGCTTTGCTGGCAAGATGGTGAATGGGCTGTGATTGGAAAG GGGTCCAACAAAGGTGAAGATTCGAGGTTCAGGATTCCGTCATCTCGAAAGGGTAATAATCAGTCAAAGAAAATTGATGCTATTGTGAAAAGGCCTACAAAGGGTTACCAAATCAGCACTAGCAATACCGATAACGCTCTGGAATCTCATGTGGTTCCTTCCAGAACTCTGAAAAGGAAGCAATCTCACTGCCATTTTAAGATTGAAGCATATGCAGGGCCTAGGCAAAAAACTAGAGTGGAGAAAAGAGACAATATGAGGCATCAGCTCAATTTTGTGCCGCGACAAACCCAATTACCTGACAAGGTAGATGATGTTGCTTCTTCACGAGAAATGCTGCATGAAAAAGGCATGCATCCTTCTTTTACCAACAAAGTAACTGGGTATTCTGAGTTGATTTGGGAGAGGGAGAAAAAAGATGGTATTGTTGGATGTTCACGTTCAATTAGCTTAGAATCAGATGACGATAACAGTGTCTCATCCTCTGTTGCTAGCTGTAGTGTCTATGGGAACTACTCCCACGACTTTCATCGTGTTTTTGCCACTGGTCCATATGAAGATAATGACAGTCAAAATAGCGATGCTGAATCTTTTAGTCAGTTAAGACCTGTGGAAGAAAATTCTTTCCTTCCTGCAAAAGAGGAGTTGACTGAAGAATTACATAGGCTAGAATTGCATGCCTATCGGTGTACCATAGGGGCATTGCATGCATCAGGGCCATTAAGTTGGGAACAGGAACTCTTATTGACAAACCTTCGCCATTCACTGCATATATCAAATGATGAACATTTGAAGGAGATAAGGAACTTGGTTTCATCTAGTACCTGCATTCCTTCTAGCTGA